The Flaviramulus sp. BrNp1-15 genome has a window encoding:
- a CDS encoding helix-turn-helix domain-containing protein: MINSEDFIKRLQKIIDFYGESSSSFAEKIGVQRSSISHILSGRNKPSLDFILKILSAFPEVDLYWLFNGKGEFPTKNNTEEVKKEIIPPIVETEKLVSEIKNDKTIERIVIFYSDGSFKNFNN; encoded by the coding sequence ATGATAAACAGCGAAGATTTTATAAAAAGACTTCAAAAAATAATAGATTTCTATGGTGAATCCTCCTCTTCTTTTGCAGAAAAAATAGGTGTACAACGTTCTAGTATTTCGCACATTCTTTCCGGCAGAAATAAACCTAGTTTAGATTTTATCTTAAAAATTTTATCCGCATTTCCTGAAGTTGATTTGTATTGGTTATTTAATGGCAAGGGAGAATTCCCAACTAAGAATAATACCGAAGAGGTGAAAAAAGAAATTATACCTCCTATTGTAGAAACAGAAAAATTAGTTTCAGAAATTAAAAACGACAAAACTATCGAGCGTATCGTAATTTTCTATTCTGACGGAAGTTTTAAAAATTTCAATAATTAA
- a CDS encoding DNA topoisomerase IV, which translates to MRFLYLLSLFILFGCYQTTRNCKDYKTGEFYSEVTIDGVLYKSTFKRTENLQVEVYNNKIDSSQLRWINDCEVVFKTINPKNMAEQKDIHLKILTTTDSSYTYEYSYVGETKKQKGIAFKSN; encoded by the coding sequence ATGAGATTTCTTTACTTACTATCACTATTCATCCTTTTTGGCTGTTACCAAACAACTCGTAATTGTAAAGATTATAAAACTGGAGAGTTTTATAGCGAAGTTACTATAGATGGTGTTTTGTATAAATCTACTTTTAAAAGAACCGAAAACTTACAGGTTGAAGTTTATAACAATAAAATAGACTCTTCTCAATTACGATGGATAAACGATTGTGAAGTTGTTTTTAAAACTATCAACCCAAAGAATATGGCTGAACAAAAAGATATTCATTTAAAAATATTAACTACTACAGATTCTTCATACACTTATGAATATTCCTATGTAGGAGAAACAAAAAAACAAAAGGGTATTGCTTTTAAAAGCAACTAA